A genomic segment from Flammeovirga pectinis encodes:
- a CDS encoding porin family protein, which translates to MRKTSLLFIITFCLSFFATQQSYGQAAILALLFGDKVASENFNISLELGSTYMGYSNLENSKSSKLGLNFGIAGNIKIADNWFVSPSAYFLARRNAQFSSLSLDSGNPSLDANFQNVNTSIDLNYIDVPIFISYQTNNKKFRYSVGPQVSFLNSSNATFKGAEGKFVQDVGGSTGSLDYGAIADFAYILGKAHKGRGIHLHLRYYYGMTDVFTDEISSGYNRNSFVSLHLSLPFITDALAKKNLEELD; encoded by the coding sequence ATGAGAAAAACTTCATTATTATTTATCATAACATTCTGCTTATCTTTTTTTGCAACTCAACAATCTTACGGACAGGCAGCAATTTTAGCATTACTTTTTGGGGATAAAGTGGCTTCAGAAAACTTTAATATAAGTTTAGAATTAGGTTCTACATATATGGGGTATTCAAACTTAGAGAATTCTAAGAGTTCTAAACTTGGGCTTAACTTTGGTATTGCTGGTAATATAAAAATAGCAGATAATTGGTTTGTATCTCCGAGTGCATATTTCCTTGCGAGAAGAAATGCACAATTTAGTTCGTTATCACTAGATTCTGGAAACCCTAGTTTAGATGCTAATTTTCAAAATGTGAATACATCAATAGACTTAAATTATATTGATGTACCGATCTTTATTAGCTATCAAACTAATAATAAAAAATTTAGATATAGTGTTGGGCCTCAAGTCTCTTTCTTAAACTCTTCGAATGCTACTTTTAAAGGTGCAGAAGGTAAGTTTGTTCAGGATGTAGGAGGTTCTACTGGAAGCCTAGATTATGGTGCAATAGCAGATTTTGCCTATATATTAGGTAAAGCACACAAAGGAAGAGGTATACATTTACACTTAAGATATTATTACGGAATGACAGACGTATTTACTGATGAAATTAGTTCAGGATATAACCGAAATAGCTTTGTATCCTTACATTTAAGTTTACCATTTATTACTGATGCATTGGCAAAGAAAAACCTTGAAGAGTTAGACTAA
- a CDS encoding pyridoxal phosphate-dependent decarboxylase family protein, translating to MHIWKKKSRAEIQDRIFDALDNNTDYFGNQSLGVPGSHLDSKVFPDDAPFLKEAPFITTLLHNPNHIGCHTQGVSESFFKGTQSIERELIEVCGTDILKAEVNTIDGYVASGGTEANMQAIWIYRNYYKEEFGAANDEIAIISSEDSHYSMAKASNILSLSYYRISVDFDTREVSEDTVATCIKKAQADGKKYFIIIANMMTTMYGSVDKVDLFTDYLDAHDIVYKLHIDGAYGGFFFPFSHKQHRLDFRNPKVTSVTLDAHKMLQAPYGTGVFLIRKDWMQYANTKADYVEGDDFTMIGSRSGANAIAIWMILMTYGPYGMREKIYILSKRADWFTHKLDEIGIPYFRSEDSNIVTMRAENISPETAKRFGLVPDVHHNPKWYKVVVMEHVTIEKLEPLVAELSAK from the coding sequence ATGCACATTTGGAAAAAGAAATCACGCGCAGAAATTCAAGATAGAATTTTTGATGCCTTAGATAATAATACAGATTATTTTGGAAATCAATCGTTGGGAGTTCCTGGTTCTCACTTAGATAGTAAAGTATTTCCAGACGATGCTCCATTTTTAAAAGAGGCGCCATTTATTACCACGTTATTACATAACCCAAACCATATTGGTTGCCACACACAAGGCGTTTCTGAAAGTTTTTTTAAAGGGACTCAATCTATTGAAAGAGAGTTAATTGAAGTTTGCGGAACTGATATTCTAAAAGCAGAAGTAAACACTATTGATGGATATGTAGCATCTGGAGGAACAGAAGCAAACATGCAGGCAATATGGATTTACAGAAATTATTACAAGGAAGAATTTGGTGCTGCTAACGATGAAATTGCAATTATTTCTTCAGAAGATAGTCATTATTCAATGGCTAAAGCATCCAATATTTTATCCCTTTCTTATTATAGAATTTCTGTTGATTTTGATACGAGAGAAGTATCAGAAGATACAGTTGCTACTTGTATAAAAAAGGCACAGGCAGATGGTAAAAAATATTTTATCATTATTGCTAACATGATGACTACCATGTATGGCTCCGTAGATAAGGTAGACCTATTTACAGATTATCTTGATGCACATGATATTGTCTACAAATTGCACATTGATGGAGCTTACGGAGGCTTCTTTTTTCCATTTTCGCACAAACAACATCGGTTAGATTTTAGAAACCCAAAGGTGACATCTGTTACTTTAGATGCTCATAAAATGTTGCAAGCACCTTATGGGACTGGTGTATTTTTAATTAGAAAAGATTGGATGCAATATGCCAATACTAAAGCTGATTATGTTGAAGGCGATGATTTTACAATGATCGGTTCTCGATCTGGTGCAAATGCAATTGCCATCTGGATGATTCTAATGACATATGGACCGTATGGCATGCGAGAAAAAATTTACATTTTATCTAAAAGGGCAGATTGGTTTACGCATAAATTAGACGAGATTGGTATCCCGTATTTTAGAAGTGAGGATTCTAATATTGTTACTATGCGAGCAGAAAATATTTCGCCAGAAACCGCAAAACGATTTGGTTTAGTACCAGATGTACATCACAATCCTAAATGGTATAAAGTGGTAGTAATGGAACACGTTACTATAGAAAAATTAGAACCTTTAGTAGCAGAACTTTCTGCTAAATAG
- a CDS encoding caspase family protein — MKINNKLLLLLVTLLGYLTVNAQTYDQPELSESVQYALIIGTNKYEGKPMWPNLDNAENDAKSINNVLKKEYDFSTKLLLSPTLEEVEKAILTYHQFLKPKDRFLIYIAGHGDYDQKQFDDGFLVFKDSKTTRKDPTRKSYLQYRRLNGLLNALEANHVALVLDVCFGGSFNEKLRDETPKYRGKIEDEMVTGRFLKKKMNKVTRVYLTSGALERVSDGIDGHSPFCSALLNVLDNDRNTLFTLSDMHQQTKRSMSESMYGSFGKNELGSEYIFSRLNSSTLSNVQAGNEEITMENNLTRGQKKEDNFLLYCIVLVIAIGATINFFVIKKRKEQSQNLDNEVDQVVEEKTEITPTEKVELVETVEILPDTIEGKISTITKRPFEEIEIINKVEVEHQLNLYAINQKNLRAALESKAKYGDMAPPILIHRINDAKAELEKIKTELLKYIQ; from the coding sequence ATGAAAATTAATAACAAACTTTTACTCTTGCTTGTGACATTACTTGGTTATTTAACCGTAAATGCACAAACATATGACCAACCAGAATTATCTGAGAGCGTACAATATGCGCTAATTATTGGTACAAATAAGTACGAAGGTAAACCCATGTGGCCTAACCTAGATAATGCAGAAAATGATGCGAAAAGCATTAATAACGTATTAAAAAAAGAATATGATTTTTCTACAAAATTATTACTTTCTCCCACACTAGAAGAAGTGGAAAAAGCTATTCTTACATACCATCAGTTTTTAAAACCTAAAGATAGATTCCTAATTTATATTGCAGGACATGGCGATTACGACCAAAAGCAATTTGATGATGGATTTTTAGTATTTAAAGACAGTAAAACAACACGAAAAGACCCTACTCGGAAATCTTATTTACAATACAGAAGGTTAAATGGTTTATTAAATGCTTTAGAAGCAAACCATGTAGCTTTGGTATTAGATGTTTGTTTTGGAGGTAGTTTTAATGAGAAGTTAAGAGACGAAACGCCAAAATATAGAGGTAAAATAGAAGACGAAATGGTAACGGGTCGTTTTCTTAAAAAGAAGATGAACAAGGTGACAAGAGTTTACTTAACTTCTGGTGCCTTAGAAAGAGTTTCTGATGGTATAGATGGACATTCTCCTTTTTGTAGTGCCCTTCTCAATGTTCTTGATAACGACCGTAATACACTCTTTACTTTATCCGATATGCACCAACAAACAAAACGATCGATGTCGGAAAGTATGTACGGTTCTTTTGGTAAAAATGAGTTAGGTAGTGAATATATTTTTAGCAGATTAAATTCTTCAACATTGTCAAATGTACAGGCAGGGAACGAAGAAATTACAATGGAAAATAACTTGACAAGAGGGCAAAAAAAAGAGGATAATTTTCTACTCTATTGTATAGTGCTCGTAATAGCAATTGGAGCTACTATTAACTTTTTTGTTATTAAAAAACGAAAGGAACAATCTCAGAATTTAGACAATGAGGTAGATCAAGTGGTAGAAGAGAAAACGGAAATAACCCCTACAGAAAAAGTAGAACTTGTTGAGACAGTCGAGATATTACCTGATACGATTGAAGGCAAAATATCAACGATAACAAAAAGACCTTTTGAGGAGATAGAAATAATAAACAAGGTAGAAGTTGAGCATCAATTAAACCTTTATGCCATCAACCAAAAAAATCTACGAGCAGCTTTAGAATCAAAAGCTAAATATGGTGATATGGCTCCTCCAATTTTAATACATAGAATAAATGATGCGAAAGCAGAATTGGAGAAAATAAAAACGGAACTACTGAAATACATCCAATAA
- a CDS encoding glycosyl hydrolase 53 family protein codes for MKTTTLLLIILFLSTFKMSAQVFYKGADLSYVNQLEDCGAVYYDEGISTDPFEIMANHGANLIRVRLWHNPMAHSEFPTNYSSFEDAVITITRAKNEGMHVLLDFHYSDSWADPGKQTIPAAWASLVDDTPALETKMYDYTYKVLTDLDAMGLMPEMVQVGNESNGQMLSAEGVNIKTVNWERQSALLKAGIAGVRAAGNVSSIQPQIVLHIANPAHGDDWFGNAISNGVTDFDIMGFSLYPEWHGGNVGQAGNTIEYLKEKYNKEVLLVEVGLPFTLDYNDTAPNMLSAMPSGYEVSATGQRDWLIDITTEVYNRGGMGVVYWEPAWVSTGCETEWGTGSHWENGAFFDFNNSLLLDGGVQFLEQKYVPDAIDNVTFRVDMSAETGVTEAFITGDFTGTSDWEIVPMIAQGNGIFTYTTTLVEGTTGGYFFLKGNNWTDRETVPSACALMWESDRQYTITSGENIFSYAWQDCTPQLNSEITFQVDMTGTSATEAFITGDFTGETSWEILPMEHQGNNIYTYTTTLEIGTTGAFYFLKGNNWTDRETVPTACALMWGVDRQYTVGSTNNTIELIWESCTSTSSARVTDNSLETEISAQVSLFPNPSKALVKVKGIAQSNYQLYNLQGVTVLEGILNSGNSSINIEQLPKGMYVLHLTNKDAQTSNVIRLIKE; via the coding sequence ATGAAAACAACTACACTACTATTAATCATCTTATTCTTGTCTACATTTAAAATGTCGGCACAAGTTTTTTACAAAGGAGCAGACCTGTCTTATGTAAACCAATTGGAAGATTGTGGAGCCGTTTATTACGACGAGGGTATTTCTACAGATCCATTTGAAATTATGGCCAATCATGGTGCAAATCTTATTCGGGTAAGGTTATGGCATAACCCTATGGCCCATTCCGAATTCCCTACCAATTATTCTTCTTTTGAAGATGCGGTAATAACCATTACAAGAGCAAAAAATGAAGGAATGCATGTACTATTGGATTTTCATTATTCTGATAGTTGGGCAGACCCAGGAAAACAGACTATTCCTGCAGCTTGGGCCTCTTTAGTAGATGACACCCCAGCTTTAGAAACAAAAATGTACGATTATACCTATAAAGTACTTACAGATTTGGATGCTATGGGTTTAATGCCAGAAATGGTACAAGTCGGTAACGAGTCTAATGGACAAATGTTAAGTGCCGAAGGTGTGAATATTAAAACAGTAAACTGGGAAAGACAAAGTGCACTGCTTAAAGCAGGTATTGCAGGAGTGAGAGCAGCAGGTAATGTATCTTCTATTCAACCTCAAATTGTTTTACATATTGCTAATCCAGCACATGGCGATGATTGGTTTGGAAATGCAATTAGTAATGGAGTAACAGATTTTGATATCATGGGCTTTTCTTTATATCCAGAGTGGCATGGAGGAAATGTTGGACAAGCAGGTAACACCATTGAATACCTGAAAGAGAAATATAACAAAGAAGTTTTACTCGTAGAAGTTGGTTTACCTTTTACTCTAGATTATAATGATACTGCTCCCAACATGCTATCTGCTATGCCTAGTGGATACGAAGTGAGTGCAACAGGACAGAGAGATTGGTTGATAGATATTACCACAGAAGTATACAATAGAGGAGGAATGGGTGTAGTCTATTGGGAACCAGCATGGGTTTCTACAGGCTGTGAAACAGAATGGGGAACTGGATCGCATTGGGAAAATGGAGCTTTTTTCGATTTTAACAATTCACTACTATTGGACGGAGGCGTTCAATTCCTAGAACAAAAGTATGTGCCAGATGCAATAGATAATGTCACTTTTAGAGTGGATATGTCGGCAGAAACAGGAGTAACTGAAGCCTTTATAACAGGAGATTTTACAGGTACATCAGATTGGGAAATTGTGCCTATGATTGCACAAGGAAATGGTATTTTTACGTACACCACAACACTAGTAGAAGGAACAACAGGAGGCTATTTCTTTTTAAAGGGAAATAATTGGACAGATAGAGAAACAGTACCATCAGCATGTGCTTTAATGTGGGAGAGTGATAGGCAATATACAATTACAAGTGGCGAAAATATTTTTTCTTATGCTTGGCAAGATTGCACACCTCAGTTAAATAGTGAAATAACTTTTCAGGTTGATATGACAGGAACTTCAGCTACTGAGGCCTTTATAACAGGAGATTTTACTGGAGAAACGAGTTGGGAAATTTTACCAATGGAACACCAAGGAAATAACATTTACACCTACACTACAACTTTAGAAATAGGTACCACAGGAGCATTTTATTTCTTAAAAGGAAACAATTGGACAGATAGAGAAACAGTACCAACAGCATGTGCTTTAATGTGGGGTGTTGATAGACAGTACACAGTTGGGAGTACAAATAATACAATTGAACTTATTTGGGAAAGTTGTACAAGTACATCGTCTGCTAGAGTAACAGATAACTCATTAGAAACAGAAATTTCAGCTCAAGTTTCTTTATTTCCTAATCCATCAAAAGCATTAGTTAAAGTAAAAGGAATAGCACAATCAAATTATCAATTATATAATTTACAGGGTGTTACTGTCCTAGAAGGCATATTAAATAGTGGTAACTCATCTATAAATATTGAACAGCTACCTAAAGGAATGTACGTTTTACATCTTACAAATAAAGATGCACAAACAAGCAATGTAATTAGATTAATAAAAGAATAG